A genome region from Leptidea sinapis chromosome 34, ilLepSina1.1, whole genome shotgun sequence includes the following:
- the LOC126975135 gene encoding uncharacterized protein LOC126975135 isoform X1, which produces MDAKVNDRPMYQAKPLSELISSITCLLSDNDINLLKAKQQERKTMAVSRSVGKFVKPFTRDEMTQACHDIAASRKLSPRRQMQSKSTSKKRTWNSSVKVECKTKSVTANGQMKNTNVRKKLNFQPKQVTYSRKTVLNPETPTFAKPAPKIKKPLDFMARINVAHNDTSGIHKLSETPMLNHGVKRMTIFNKENVKFSLNSMNKKAETSLTPYLTKKPTTPKSILKRTLKQPIFDDVSQVNSSIKSDESFLQKEKEANEIEEIPQATNENLNRISVLAPLALVSPSLENYRNVNDYFNSSDNTSVMADDSTLYIDSTILSFEIMPNFNENNNKEQCDVSNLCHLLTKANINMLESKNTELEQLLKIEKQLENGRKLLTSITESQMEALNSVRKLIQNHKSRDVCEIQNMETQNKCTESPKTSQRCSVIKSPSYKIPKKSVNLSRKVLHASSPKVSDINKTPVKGMDTKVLSMYMKMKKKMNFLNTPSMDRHREIQPDTPTVTSHNLQKQLASLYDESD; this is translated from the exons ATGGATGCAAAGGTTAACGATAGACCTATGTATCAAGCTAAACCGTTATCAGAATTAATATCTTCAATTACAT GTCTCCTATCGGAcaatgatattaatttattgaaagcTAAGCaacaagaaagaaaaacaaTGGCTGTGAGCAGATCTGTAGGCAAATTTGTAAAACCTTTTACTCGTGATGAAATGACTCAAGCTTGCCACG ATATTGCAGCATCGAGAAAATTATCTCCTAGAAGACAAATGCAATCAAAATCTACATCCAAAAAGAGAACATGGAACTCTTCAGTGAAAGTAGAATGTAAAACTAAAAGTGTTACTGCTAACGGCCAAATGAAGAATACGAATGTCAGAAAGAAGCTTAACTTTCAGCCAaag caGGTAACTTATAGCAGGAAGACAGTTCTGAATCCTGAAACACCAACATTTGCAAAACCAGCACCTAAAATAAAGAAACCATTAGATTTCAtgg CTAGGATTAATGTAGCACATAATGATACAAGCGGAATTCATAAACTTTCAGAGACCCCAATGCTAAATCATGGAGTTAAAAGAATGACAATTTTCAATAAAGAAAATGTGAAATTTTCTCTAAACAGTATGAATAAGAAAGCTGAAACTTCTCTTACTCCTTACTTGACAAAGAAACCAACAACACCTAAAAGTATCCTCAAAAGGACTCTTAAACAGCCAATTTTTGATGATGTATCACAGGTAAACTCTTCAATTAAGTCTGATGAGAGTTTTTTACAAAAGGAGAAGGAAGCTAATGAGATAGAAGAAATACCTCAAGCTACCAATGAAAACCTCAACAGAATATCAGTACTGGCACCACTTGCACTTGTTTCACCATCTTTAGAAAATTATAGGAATGTCAATGATTATTTCAATAGTAGTGATAACACATCTGTCATGGCTGATGACTCTACCCTTTACATTGACAGCACTATTTTATCATTTGAGATAATGccaaattttaatgaaaataataataaggaacAGTGTGATGTATCAAATCTCTGCCATCTGTTAACTAAagcaaatattaatatgttgGAAAGTAAAAACACAGAACTTGAACAGCTGCTAAAAATTGAGAAGCAGCTTGAAAATGGAAGAAAGCTATTAACAAGTATTACAGAATCACAAATGGAGGCATTAAATTCTGTAAGGAAGTTGATTCAAAATCATAAATCCCGAGATGTTTGTGAAATTCAGAATATGGAGACACAAAATAAATGTACGGAAAGTCCAAAGACTAGTCAGCGTTGTTCAGTTATAAAATCACCATCatataaaatacctaaaaaGAGTGTAAATTTATCTAGAAAGGTGTTACATGCATCATCGCCAAAGGTGTCTGATATTAACAAAACTCCAGTTAAAGGTATGGATACTAAAGTACTGAGTAtgtatatgaaaatgaaaaagaagATGAATTTCTTAAATACACCATCAATGGATCGTCACAGGGAGATTCAACCTGACACACCAACAGTTACATCACATAACCTTCAAAAACAGCTGGCAAGCTTATATGATGAAAGCGACTAG
- the LOC126975135 gene encoding uncharacterized protein LOC126975135 isoform X2, translating into MDAKVNDRPMYQAKPLSELISSITCLLSDNDINLLKAKQQERKTMAVSRSVGKFVKPFTRDEMTQACHDIAASRKLSPRRQMQSKSTSKKRTWNSSVKVECKTKSVTANGQMKNTNVRKKLNFQPKVTYSRKTVLNPETPTFAKPAPKIKKPLDFMARINVAHNDTSGIHKLSETPMLNHGVKRMTIFNKENVKFSLNSMNKKAETSLTPYLTKKPTTPKSILKRTLKQPIFDDVSQVNSSIKSDESFLQKEKEANEIEEIPQATNENLNRISVLAPLALVSPSLENYRNVNDYFNSSDNTSVMADDSTLYIDSTILSFEIMPNFNENNNKEQCDVSNLCHLLTKANINMLESKNTELEQLLKIEKQLENGRKLLTSITESQMEALNSVRKLIQNHKSRDVCEIQNMETQNKCTESPKTSQRCSVIKSPSYKIPKKSVNLSRKVLHASSPKVSDINKTPVKGMDTKVLSMYMKMKKKMNFLNTPSMDRHREIQPDTPTVTSHNLQKQLASLYDESD; encoded by the exons ATGGATGCAAAGGTTAACGATAGACCTATGTATCAAGCTAAACCGTTATCAGAATTAATATCTTCAATTACAT GTCTCCTATCGGAcaatgatattaatttattgaaagcTAAGCaacaagaaagaaaaacaaTGGCTGTGAGCAGATCTGTAGGCAAATTTGTAAAACCTTTTACTCGTGATGAAATGACTCAAGCTTGCCACG ATATTGCAGCATCGAGAAAATTATCTCCTAGAAGACAAATGCAATCAAAATCTACATCCAAAAAGAGAACATGGAACTCTTCAGTGAAAGTAGAATGTAAAACTAAAAGTGTTACTGCTAACGGCCAAATGAAGAATACGAATGTCAGAAAGAAGCTTAACTTTCAGCCAaag GTAACTTATAGCAGGAAGACAGTTCTGAATCCTGAAACACCAACATTTGCAAAACCAGCACCTAAAATAAAGAAACCATTAGATTTCAtgg CTAGGATTAATGTAGCACATAATGATACAAGCGGAATTCATAAACTTTCAGAGACCCCAATGCTAAATCATGGAGTTAAAAGAATGACAATTTTCAATAAAGAAAATGTGAAATTTTCTCTAAACAGTATGAATAAGAAAGCTGAAACTTCTCTTACTCCTTACTTGACAAAGAAACCAACAACACCTAAAAGTATCCTCAAAAGGACTCTTAAACAGCCAATTTTTGATGATGTATCACAGGTAAACTCTTCAATTAAGTCTGATGAGAGTTTTTTACAAAAGGAGAAGGAAGCTAATGAGATAGAAGAAATACCTCAAGCTACCAATGAAAACCTCAACAGAATATCAGTACTGGCACCACTTGCACTTGTTTCACCATCTTTAGAAAATTATAGGAATGTCAATGATTATTTCAATAGTAGTGATAACACATCTGTCATGGCTGATGACTCTACCCTTTACATTGACAGCACTATTTTATCATTTGAGATAATGccaaattttaatgaaaataataataaggaacAGTGTGATGTATCAAATCTCTGCCATCTGTTAACTAAagcaaatattaatatgttgGAAAGTAAAAACACAGAACTTGAACAGCTGCTAAAAATTGAGAAGCAGCTTGAAAATGGAAGAAAGCTATTAACAAGTATTACAGAATCACAAATGGAGGCATTAAATTCTGTAAGGAAGTTGATTCAAAATCATAAATCCCGAGATGTTTGTGAAATTCAGAATATGGAGACACAAAATAAATGTACGGAAAGTCCAAAGACTAGTCAGCGTTGTTCAGTTATAAAATCACCATCatataaaatacctaaaaaGAGTGTAAATTTATCTAGAAAGGTGTTACATGCATCATCGCCAAAGGTGTCTGATATTAACAAAACTCCAGTTAAAGGTATGGATACTAAAGTACTGAGTAtgtatatgaaaatgaaaaagaagATGAATTTCTTAAATACACCATCAATGGATCGTCACAGGGAGATTCAACCTGACACACCAACAGTTACATCACATAACCTTCAAAAACAGCTGGCAAGCTTATATGATGAAAGCGACTAG